A single genomic interval of Peribacillus sp. FSL H8-0477 harbors:
- a CDS encoding alpha/beta fold hydrolase, with protein sequence MTSKLSYIDSGQGTPLVFLHGFCGSKDYWQDLIPLLESKRRVIALDLRGHGDTEPNGKEYEIEDLAEDVHQLTEELGLTDFYLFGHSLGGYITLTFADTYPDKLAGFSLIHSTALPDDEKGKEGRLQAVQSIKENGVKSFVEGLVPKLFADKENTDIERAIQIGLNTSASGAVGALGAMRSRKDRSDVLKQAKVPVLLVAGEKDKVISSEKTFSVHGPTIKEVVLKESGHMGMFEETEKLAEAILAFTE encoded by the coding sequence ATGACAAGTAAACTTTCGTACATAGACAGTGGACAAGGGACACCTTTAGTATTTTTACATGGGTTTTGCGGCAGTAAAGATTATTGGCAGGATTTAATCCCATTACTTGAATCAAAAAGAAGGGTCATTGCGCTTGATCTTCGCGGTCATGGAGATACAGAACCAAATGGGAAAGAGTATGAAATTGAAGATCTAGCCGAAGATGTTCATCAATTAACAGAAGAACTCGGTCTCACTGATTTTTATTTATTCGGACATTCACTCGGTGGATATATTACGCTTACCTTTGCGGATACCTACCCAGATAAATTAGCTGGATTTTCCCTTATACACTCTACCGCCTTACCGGATGATGAAAAAGGCAAAGAGGGAAGATTACAGGCTGTCCAAAGTATAAAAGAAAATGGTGTAAAGAGTTTCGTAGAAGGTTTAGTGCCCAAACTCTTTGCGGATAAAGAAAACACAGATATCGAAAGAGCCATTCAAATTGGTCTTAACACCAGTGCTTCAGGAGCAGTCGGGGCACTTGGCGCGATGCGCAGTCGAAAAGATCGAAGTGACGTGTTAAAACAGGCAAAGGTCCCTGTCTTACTTGTTGCTGGCGAGAAAGATAAAGTCATCTCAAGCGAAAAAACATTTTCTGTTCATGGACCAACAATCAAAGAAGTTGTACTGAAGGAAAGTGGTCATATGGGGATGTTTGAAGAAACAGAAAAACTGGCAGAAGCCATTTTGGCTTTTACTGAATAA
- a CDS encoding Hsp20/alpha crystallin family protein → MPSSNNEKKEPYRHEVLNEFVSKMDRLFADKPIKGMLQSMDDFFTSSNSSRSFPVEIVETEHEYQISASLPGVKRQHIGIEVLPQAIMIKVKVPDKANNPLRNNGLRRTIDRLSRTISLYKPFDDKKINAQHRDGILQLTVPKLKGKTISINE, encoded by the coding sequence ATGCCGTCGTCTAATAATGAAAAAAAGGAACCCTATCGACATGAAGTCCTCAATGAATTTGTTTCAAAAATGGATCGACTATTTGCAGATAAACCTATAAAGGGAATGCTGCAATCTATGGATGACTTCTTCACTTCATCCAATTCCAGCCGCAGCTTTCCTGTTGAAATTGTTGAGACGGAGCATGAATACCAAATATCAGCCTCACTTCCAGGTGTAAAAAGACAGCATATCGGTATTGAAGTTCTTCCACAGGCGATTATGATAAAAGTGAAAGTCCCAGATAAAGCAAATAACCCTCTACGAAACAATGGTTTGCGAAGAACGATTGATAGGCTTTCCCGCACTATATCCTTATACAAGCCATTTGATGATAAAAAAATAAATGCTCAGCATCGTGATGGCATTCTTCAGTTAACTGTTCCAAAATTGAAAGGTAAAACCATTTCAATTAATGAATAA
- a CDS encoding YppG family protein, with product MNNRTSYCNVNTRNTGYYMEQPPYWNGYMPPPQYVQMNEPYMPAEPAQQAGYNYTGNYPPYLPYQPFPPQAGGGFPAPGMPMQPTNRPPVKKSFNPFANPLQPINPQQQPQGNTANPYPQQQFMQKSQPSGISSVMNQFKTQDGSLDVNKMMSTAGQMMNTVNQVSSMVKGMGSIFTFVK from the coding sequence ATGAATAATAGGACATCCTACTGTAACGTTAATACTAGAAATACGGGTTACTATATGGAACAACCGCCTTACTGGAATGGTTACATGCCGCCGCCCCAGTATGTTCAGATGAATGAGCCGTATATGCCAGCAGAACCTGCTCAACAAGCCGGGTATAATTATACTGGAAATTACCCTCCCTATCTTCCCTATCAGCCATTTCCACCTCAAGCTGGTGGGGGTTTTCCAGCTCCAGGTATGCCGATGCAGCCGACGAACAGACCTCCTGTGAAAAAATCATTTAATCCCTTTGCTAATCCGCTGCAGCCGATAAATCCTCAGCAGCAGCCACAAGGGAATACAGCCAATCCTTACCCACAGCAGCAGTTTATGCAAAAGAGTCAGCCTTCTGGCATTTCATCTGTGATGAATCAATTTAAAACACAGGATGGTTCATTGGATGTTAATAAAATGATGAGCACAGCTGGTCAGATGATGAATACGGTCAACCAGGTTTCTTCCATGGTGAAAGGAATGGGAAGCATCTTTACATTTGTGAAATAA
- a CDS encoding YppE family protein codes for MINKNYAKELTQKLIQFNEQADVIYEEVRAAGKEKDFYSEVKPFADEVHTTCSEWKDSMKEWMGMESFTHLFPLQIEQTANNLSDVAVQAFFPKTSYKRFKSHVQSVRYILHNVRDEIDRKLTNL; via the coding sequence ATGATAAATAAAAACTACGCAAAAGAGCTGACGCAAAAACTCATTCAATTTAATGAGCAAGCGGATGTTATATATGAAGAAGTTCGGGCAGCAGGGAAGGAAAAGGATTTTTATAGTGAAGTCAAACCGTTCGCTGATGAAGTTCACACTACCTGCAGTGAGTGGAAAGATAGTATGAAGGAATGGATGGGGATGGAATCCTTTACACATCTATTTCCTCTTCAAATCGAACAAACAGCAAATAATCTGTCTGACGTAGCGGTTCAGGCATTCTTTCCAAAGACAAGCTATAAACGTTTTAAAAGTCATGTACAATCAGTTCGTTACATTCTGCATAATGTTCGTGATGAAATTGATCGTAAGCTTACGAACCTGTAG
- a CDS encoding DUF2515 family protein gives MQNGWFRNEGAKVTSSTIPKELPREEQLLLRSIQKQTDNQNKDNITRTKAYEAFFAMHPTVHWSYLAGMVSRNAGWNMCDLASKNYGILLTPSYRKLLFLTYEQANWLIFRDAYPQLLLFHYSTKWNRPLFHLCKYFYISSFIEAEWDYFWRVHDEKRLVYSMIVNEQHIIDLPVIKKGPYNTVFHSFHFFFQDMLHFSTVLFPNRYGEWYGSSVANFRTLDNRIELGKKLYAILFSDLLHSEFLAFSRKTEHTGSRHDYQRFSPILFSETPYLRSIYPVVTHYMDESIQWNRSVLVKSKWYDPPEFHETINLTKWYQKKQKQLQVFAAIKAALP, from the coding sequence ATGCAAAATGGTTGGTTCAGAAATGAGGGAGCAAAAGTGACGAGTAGTACGATTCCAAAGGAGCTGCCAAGAGAAGAACAATTACTCCTTAGGAGCATCCAGAAACAAACAGATAATCAAAATAAGGACAATATTACTAGAACAAAAGCATATGAAGCCTTTTTTGCCATGCACCCGACGGTTCACTGGTCCTATTTAGCTGGTATGGTATCGAGAAATGCTGGTTGGAATATGTGTGATTTAGCAAGTAAAAACTATGGAATTTTGTTGACGCCATCCTATAGAAAGCTTCTTTTCTTGACCTATGAACAGGCAAACTGGTTAATTTTTCGAGATGCCTATCCGCAATTACTTCTCTTTCATTATTCGACGAAATGGAATCGTCCTTTGTTTCATTTATGTAAGTATTTTTATATATCTTCCTTTATAGAGGCAGAATGGGATTATTTCTGGCGGGTTCATGACGAGAAAAGGTTGGTTTATTCCATGATTGTCAATGAACAGCATATCATTGATCTTCCTGTAATCAAAAAAGGGCCCTATAACACTGTCTTTCATTCGTTTCATTTCTTCTTTCAAGACATGCTCCATTTTAGCACGGTGTTATTCCCAAATAGGTACGGGGAATGGTATGGGTCTTCCGTTGCGAATTTTAGAACGCTGGATAACAGGATCGAGTTAGGGAAAAAACTATACGCTATTTTATTTTCGGACTTACTTCATTCGGAGTTCCTTGCTTTTTCAAGAAAGACAGAACATACAGGGTCAAGACATGATTATCAGCGGTTTTCACCTATTCTATTTAGTGAAACTCCGTATTTACGAAGCATTTATCCTGTCGTTACCCACTATATGGATGAGTCGATCCAATGGAATCGATCTGTATTAGTAAAGAGTAAATGGTATGATCCACCAGAATTTCACGAAACCATTAACCTGACAAAATGGTACCAGAAGAAACAAAAACAGCTTCAGGTATTTGCAGCGATTAAAGCTGCACTTCCCTGA
- the recU gene encoding Holliday junction resolvase RecU, which translates to MAFHYPNGRKFTPRKSDQSVRPQIKAGFSNRGKTLEDDLNETNSFYLAQGIAVVHKKPTPIQIVDVHYPKRSAAVIKEAYFKQASTTDYNGVYNGHHLDFEAKETQNTTSFPLKNFHEHQILHMMNVTKQGGIAFVIIRFAVTDEIYLMNYPEIHFFWKRMQDGGRKSITKEEVETEAKRIPLGFQPRIDYIKVIDSIIRNRS; encoded by the coding sequence ATGGCTTTCCACTATCCCAACGGTCGTAAATTTACTCCGCGGAAATCAGACCAATCTGTCCGCCCGCAAATTAAAGCAGGCTTCAGTAACCGCGGAAAAACGCTCGAGGATGACTTGAATGAGACAAATTCTTTCTATCTCGCCCAAGGGATCGCTGTTGTTCACAAAAAACCTACGCCCATTCAAATAGTGGATGTTCATTATCCAAAACGAAGCGCTGCAGTCATTAAAGAAGCATACTTTAAACAAGCATCCACTACGGATTATAACGGCGTTTACAACGGACACCATCTTGATTTTGAAGCAAAAGAAACCCAAAATACAACATCATTCCCATTAAAGAATTTTCATGAACATCAAATCTTACATATGATGAACGTGACCAAACAAGGCGGCATCGCCTTTGTTATTATTCGCTTCGCTGTCACGGATGAAATATACCTAATGAATTATCCTGAAATTCACTTTTTTTGGAAAAGGATGCAAGATGGTGGAAGAAAGTCAATTACAAAGGAAGAAGTAGAAACTGAAGCAAAAAGGATACCGCTTGGCTTTCAACCGAGAATTGACTATATTAAAGTAATAGATTCTATTATTAGAAATAGAAGCTGA
- a CDS encoding transglycosylase domain-containing protein — MAEKYNSRQERRKQAEKQKKTKKKPKQGMFKRIIMILGILVGIGLVAGGVTFAYFVSGTPELDESLLKDPIASKIYDKNKKLLSEEGIENREYVNYEDIPELVQDAVLATEDVRFYDHHGIDFYRLGAAVLSNVTDGFGSQGASTLTQQVVKRSYLTPDKTIKRKVQEMWLSVKLEQKYTKEEIFEMYVNKIFYGNRANGISTAAKTYYGKELKDLTLNEVAMLVGLPQSPSNYEPYGHPDKAKKRRDVVLHLMNKHGFISKEEMEKNQAIEIEKGLKDKDTSKTDTTPYDAFIDEVIEEVQSMGDYNVYTDGLEIYTTIDRDAQEYVYKLLNTNEVVQYPNEKLQAGITLLDTETGEIRAIGGGRNTTVKRGFNYATEAKRSPGSTIKPIIDYGPAVEYLNWSTYQPIIDEPYQYTNGTPIKNAGGTYKGQVTAREALARSLNIPALKTYQAVEEYGEGKGREFAEKLGVPIDNVNESASIGSMDSGISSMELAGAYSAFGNNGIYNKPHTVTKIVLRDKTAIKQKVESKAVMKESTAFIISDMLKSVINEDYGTGIRAKVPGLPMAGKTGSTNFTPEEKAANGIPADGVRDSWMGAYTTNYTVGVWAGYDNKPKEKLDYVGSSSQRIPKEIIKNLMQYVAKNKETKDFKQPNSVVKVQVVKGSNPAVLANSYTPSERITNEYYVKGHEPTQVTKEYTKLAAPQGLTGAYNQELNEINLNWSYPTQDEGSPEFEVKVSIDGGGSKVLSLSSDTGLTIQSPTAGASYSFSVTAILNGQRSDAATTSVSVPAEIEEVPVEEPEEEEEIPEPEDPNQGTEPDTGDNEENPGDQDNGNGNGNGNGNGNGNEGPPETDPGTGENEPGETPGTVPPEKPGDTPPEEDSGN; from the coding sequence ATGGCTGAGAAATATAACAGTAGACAAGAGAGAAGAAAGCAAGCGGAGAAGCAAAAGAAAACAAAGAAAAAACCTAAACAAGGAATGTTCAAACGGATCATCATGATTCTGGGTATTCTTGTAGGGATTGGACTTGTAGCTGGAGGAGTGACATTTGCCTATTTTGTCAGCGGTACTCCTGAGCTCGATGAAAGTCTTTTAAAAGACCCAATTGCCTCAAAAATATATGATAAAAATAAAAAATTATTATCTGAAGAAGGAATAGAGAATAGGGAATATGTCAATTACGAAGACATACCTGAGCTTGTCCAAGATGCAGTTCTAGCAACGGAAGATGTTCGCTTTTATGATCATCATGGGATTGATTTTTACCGGCTGGGTGCAGCGGTCCTATCAAACGTTACGGACGGCTTCGGATCTCAAGGTGCTAGTACCTTGACCCAACAGGTCGTTAAACGCTCTTACTTAACTCCTGATAAGACAATTAAACGGAAAGTACAAGAAATGTGGCTTTCGGTTAAACTAGAACAAAAGTATACAAAAGAAGAGATCTTTGAAATGTATGTTAATAAGATTTTCTATGGCAATCGTGCCAATGGAATTTCTACCGCAGCAAAAACGTATTATGGAAAAGAACTGAAGGATTTAACACTTAATGAAGTAGCCATGCTTGTCGGGCTGCCGCAGAGCCCAAGTAATTATGAACCATACGGACATCCTGATAAAGCGAAGAAACGTCGTGACGTTGTCCTTCACTTAATGAATAAACATGGCTTTATTTCGAAAGAAGAGATGGAAAAGAACCAAGCTATTGAAATTGAAAAAGGCTTGAAAGACAAGGATACGAGTAAAACGGATACAACTCCTTACGATGCTTTTATCGATGAAGTAATCGAAGAAGTTCAAAGTATGGGCGATTATAACGTCTATACAGACGGTCTAGAAATCTATACGACTATCGACCGTGATGCACAGGAATATGTATATAAATTATTGAATACCAATGAAGTTGTTCAGTACCCAAATGAAAAGTTACAAGCGGGTATTACCTTGCTTGATACCGAAACTGGTGAGATTCGGGCAATTGGCGGCGGGCGTAACACCACGGTAAAACGCGGATTTAATTATGCAACTGAAGCGAAGCGCTCACCAGGTTCAACCATAAAACCGATCATTGATTATGGACCAGCCGTTGAATATTTAAATTGGTCAACTTATCAACCAATCATTGATGAACCATATCAATATACCAATGGTACCCCAATTAAAAATGCGGGGGGCACATATAAAGGGCAAGTAACTGCTCGTGAAGCACTCGCCCGCTCATTAAATATTCCAGCCTTGAAGACCTATCAGGCAGTTGAGGAATACGGCGAAGGAAAAGGAAGAGAATTCGCAGAAAAACTAGGCGTACCTATTGATAATGTTAACGAATCCGCCTCTATTGGATCCATGGATTCCGGAATCTCTTCCATGGAATTAGCTGGAGCATACAGTGCATTCGGGAATAACGGAATTTATAATAAACCGCATACCGTGACAAAAATTGTTCTAAGAGACAAAACAGCCATTAAGCAAAAAGTTGAATCAAAAGCTGTAATGAAAGAATCGACTGCGTTTATTATTTCAGATATGTTAAAAAGTGTAATCAATGAAGACTACGGAACAGGAATCCGAGCGAAAGTTCCGGGCCTACCAATGGCAGGAAAAACCGGTTCAACAAACTTCACTCCTGAAGAAAAAGCAGCCAATGGCATTCCAGCTGATGGGGTCCGCGATAGTTGGATGGGTGCATACACCACCAATTATACTGTCGGAGTCTGGGCCGGATATGATAATAAGCCGAAGGAAAAACTAGACTACGTGGGCAGCAGCTCGCAAAGAATTCCTAAAGAAATTATTAAAAACTTAATGCAATATGTTGCAAAAAATAAAGAAACAAAAGACTTTAAACAGCCAAATAGTGTAGTTAAAGTACAGGTTGTTAAGGGATCAAACCCTGCCGTACTAGCCAACAGCTATACACCAAGTGAACGAATTACAAACGAGTACTATGTAAAAGGACATGAACCAACTCAAGTAACCAAGGAATACACTAAATTAGCTGCTCCTCAAGGGTTAACTGGTGCTTATAATCAAGAACTAAATGAAATCAATCTTAACTGGAGTTATCCAACACAAGACGAAGGATCACCTGAATTTGAGGTGAAAGTTTCAATTGATGGCGGAGGTTCGAAGGTACTCTCCTTGTCTAGTGATACAGGCTTGACTATTCAAAGTCCAACAGCCGGAGCCAGCTACTCCTTCAGCGTAACTGCGATTCTAAATGGCCAGCGAAGCGATGCAGCCACAACTTCTGTATCGGTACCAGCAGAGATAGAGGAAGTACCAGTCGAGGAACCTGAAGAAGAAGAGGAAATACCTGAACCAGAAGATCCAAATCAAGGAACAGAACCCGATACCGGTGATAACGAAGAAAATCCCGGGGATCAAGATAATGGAAACGGTAATGGAAACGGAAACGGGAATGGAAATGGAAATGAAGGCCCTCCTGAAACAGACCCAGGTACTGGTGAAAATGAACCTGGTGAAACACCAGGTACTGTACCACCAGAAAAACCAGGAGACACACCTCCTGAAGAAGATAGTGGTAATTAA